In Nitrosospira briensis C-128, a genomic segment contains:
- a CDS encoding DUF1840 domain-containing protein, whose translation MLVTFKSDAYADIMMFGDAAHRLLKMMGHSGTVPSAILADDVPAALERLKRAIEEGKSRSQEPSSDPGGVDPDDQTISLNYRAIPLIELLTAAAKKHCDVMWDKV comes from the coding sequence ATGCTGGTAACGTTCAAGAGCGATGCGTATGCGGATATAATGATGTTTGGAGATGCAGCGCATCGTCTATTGAAAATGATGGGGCATAGCGGAACTGTGCCCAGCGCAATATTAGCCGATGACGTTCCGGCCGCGCTTGAACGCTTGAAGCGTGCCATTGAAGAGGGAAAATCGAGATCGCAGGAACCCAGCTCGGACCCGGGAGGCGTGGATCCGGATGACCAAACTATAAGCCTGAATTATCGGGCGATACCTCTGATCGAATTGCTTACCGCGGCCGCAAAAAAGCACTGTGATGTAATGTGGGATAAAGTTTAA
- a CDS encoding SGNH/GDSL hydrolase family protein has protein sequence MKIHVALATFSVLLFTGGSASAATFSSLYTFGDSLSDIGSSPSAVTSIYKLLGDNCDPSHPCGPYFHGRFSNGPVATEYLADSLFPGGVNSTNFRSYSVGGATTGVGNEGDGGSATEPGGFDIPGIELKPLPGMQQEVQRYMRDSGGVADPNALYVVWGGGNDYMTHNSPVDAARNIGSYVSTLAAAGARNFLVPNSSDLGQTPDARTNDEVAQAHAYSIVFNNALAAQLGDVHSAFPAADIRQFDTYSFLNNLIQNPADFGFTNVTNACVSLLVFSCDNSDTHLFWDSVHPTTLADSLLGAAFATAVTSAVPEPEVFSMLVAGLFLLGIGAYRRSGQAGPTSEAFHRESAA, from the coding sequence ATGAAAATACATGTAGCACTTGCCACATTTTCTGTCTTGCTTTTTACGGGGGGTAGCGCTTCGGCAGCCACCTTCAGTAGCTTATACACCTTTGGAGACAGTCTTTCAGATATTGGAAGCAGCCCCTCTGCTGTCACGAGCATTTACAAACTCCTCGGTGACAATTGCGACCCTTCTCATCCCTGCGGCCCTTATTTTCATGGCCGCTTCTCAAATGGACCCGTTGCTACGGAGTATCTGGCAGACTCCCTTTTCCCCGGCGGAGTGAACAGCACCAATTTTCGCAGCTACTCGGTGGGCGGCGCTACAACCGGTGTGGGCAACGAAGGCGACGGAGGCAGCGCAACCGAGCCAGGAGGTTTTGACATACCAGGTATAGAATTAAAGCCGCTGCCAGGTATGCAGCAGGAGGTGCAACGTTACATGCGCGATTCGGGAGGCGTAGCCGACCCCAATGCTTTATATGTGGTATGGGGCGGCGGGAATGACTATATGACACATAATTCTCCCGTTGACGCCGCGCGAAATATCGGTTCATACGTGAGTACGCTGGCGGCAGCGGGAGCGAGGAATTTTCTTGTCCCGAATAGTTCGGATCTGGGACAAACCCCTGATGCCAGAACCAATGATGAGGTAGCGCAGGCTCATGCTTACTCGATTGTTTTCAATAATGCGCTGGCAGCTCAGCTGGGAGATGTGCACTCCGCTTTTCCTGCAGCGGATATCCGTCAATTCGATACTTATTCTTTTCTGAATAATCTTATCCAGAACCCGGCAGATTTTGGATTCACCAATGTAACGAACGCGTGCGTCTCCCTGCTGGTTTTTTCTTGCGATAATTCTGACACGCACCTTTTTTGGGATAGCGTTCATCCTACAACCTTGGCTGACTCTCTTCTAGGAGCCGCGTTCGCAACGGCGGTAACGAGCGCGGTGCCGGAGCCTGAAGTTTTCTCGATGTTGGTTGCGGGACTGTTCTTGCTGGGTATTGGCGCGTACAGGCGGTCAGGCCAAGCTGGCCCGACCAGTGAGGCGTTTCATCGGGAATCAGCCGCCTGA
- a CDS encoding DUF883 family protein, with the protein MAKTAKETKEKLIKDFRSVIADTEELMKFVSNEGGGKAQALRDKIDDNLKGAKEYLQNIEGTVVDKSRVAARVTDDYVHENAWRTIGLAVGVGILVGLLMRNRE; encoded by the coding sequence ATGGCCAAGACCGCCAAGGAAACAAAAGAAAAACTCATTAAAGACTTTCGGTCCGTTATTGCCGATACTGAGGAATTGATGAAATTCGTCAGCAACGAAGGCGGCGGAAAGGCGCAGGCGTTGCGCGACAAGATCGACGACAACCTGAAGGGCGCCAAGGAATATCTACAAAATATCGAAGGCACTGTCGTCGACAAATCCAGGGTTGCGGCACGGGTAACCGATGACTATGTACATGAAAACGCCTGGCGGACTATCGGGTTGGCGGTTGGAGTTGGTATTCTCGTCGGACTCTTGATGAGGAATCGGGAATAA
- a CDS encoding Crp/Fnr family transcriptional regulator: protein MSYLHTPKQNLFLAALPEKDYERLQACLELVSLPQGWAVYENGGELDLVYFPTTGIISLLKIIDDEEPVKIAVIGNEGVFGISMLMGRKIAPTRAVVQRAGFGYRLKATNLRREFELGSPLRYLLQQYTQSLMAGIAKATMPTLRPALRSGIPFAGSPAPLA, encoded by the coding sequence ATGTCATATCTACACACACCTAAGCAAAATCTTTTTTTGGCCGCTCTCCCCGAGAAGGATTACGAGCGGCTGCAAGCCTGCCTTGAGCTTGTATCCCTGCCTCAAGGATGGGCGGTCTACGAAAACGGTGGCGAATTGGACCTTGTGTATTTCCCCACCACCGGTATTATTTCCCTGCTCAAAATCATCGATGATGAAGAGCCCGTGAAAATTGCCGTTATCGGCAACGAAGGTGTATTCGGCATTTCCATGCTTATGGGTCGAAAAATCGCCCCAACACGGGCAGTGGTGCAGCGCGCCGGTTTTGGCTATCGGCTTAAAGCAACTAATCTCCGAAGAGAATTCGAGCTGGGCAGTCCACTACGTTATCTACTTCAGCAGTATACGCAGAGCCTCATGGCCGGGATTGCTAAAGCCACGATGCCTACCCTACGCCCTGCTCTGAGATCCGGCATACCGTTCGCCGGCTCACCTGCTCCTCTGGCTTAG